In Myxococcus stipitatus, the following are encoded in one genomic region:
- a CDS encoding TIGR02266 family protein, which translates to MSSPAVGYWVADNLGRVLGPLALQALRELIASGRLKAAVRASRDGAQWVAVQELPELRDLFAAARPGPSVEQQQAERLRTQLRGLQNLPPHEVFGAKPTSSLDEVRLAFFRMAKRFSPEHLAPETHPELRKVSAEIFDFLSRCMREVEVLYSQGAFPQSRPMPPRLDMNGPLPPPPPPVAPTIAPSVPPVAPAVARPPAPAPVVMAQQVAPSMAQAAAQPVAAHAPSGPPIMPATPQRPPPPVMHAAPRAAPVQRTHTLPPPAPPAPPPPAPPLRKAAAAPTYSSAEFVGLERRADDRIHADVRVSMQNTGIFTDHRIINLSSGGLFIATDKPLRLGTQVELTLRFDEPSRVMTLRSSVIWENSLDDGKNPRGYGLRLSSLRKEERDFIQQFVSRKPPK; encoded by the coding sequence GTGTCGTCTCCTGCTGTCGGTTACTGGGTTGCGGACAATCTGGGGCGCGTGCTGGGCCCGCTCGCCCTCCAGGCTCTTCGAGAGCTGATTGCCTCCGGGCGACTGAAGGCCGCCGTGCGCGCGTCGCGAGACGGCGCTCAATGGGTGGCGGTGCAGGAGCTGCCGGAGCTGCGCGACTTGTTCGCCGCGGCGCGGCCGGGCCCCTCGGTGGAGCAGCAGCAGGCCGAGCGGCTGCGCACCCAGTTGCGGGGCCTGCAGAACCTGCCTCCGCACGAGGTCTTCGGCGCGAAGCCGACCTCCAGCCTGGATGAGGTGCGGCTGGCCTTCTTCCGCATGGCCAAGCGCTTCTCGCCCGAGCACCTGGCGCCCGAGACCCATCCGGAGCTGCGCAAGGTCTCCGCGGAGATCTTCGACTTCCTCTCGCGCTGCATGCGCGAGGTCGAGGTGCTCTATTCCCAGGGCGCGTTCCCGCAGTCCCGGCCCATGCCACCCCGGCTGGACATGAACGGGCCGCTGCCGCCCCCTCCGCCTCCCGTGGCTCCGACCATCGCGCCGTCGGTTCCGCCGGTGGCGCCCGCCGTCGCGCGCCCGCCCGCACCGGCGCCGGTGGTGATGGCTCAGCAGGTGGCGCCGTCGATGGCACAAGCCGCCGCGCAGCCCGTGGCCGCGCATGCGCCCTCGGGGCCTCCCATCATGCCGGCGACGCCGCAGCGGCCTCCGCCTCCGGTGATGCACGCGGCGCCTCGAGCGGCTCCGGTGCAGCGCACACACACGCTGCCGCCGCCCGCCCCACCCGCGCCGCCTCCGCCCGCACCGCCCCTGCGCAAGGCCGCCGCCGCGCCCACCTATTCCAGCGCGGAGTTCGTGGGGTTGGAGCGCCGCGCGGATGATCGCATCCACGCGGACGTTCGGGTGTCGATGCAGAACACGGGCATCTTCACGGACCACCGCATCATCAACTTGTCGTCGGGTGGCCTGTTCATCGCCACGGACAAGCCGCTGCGGTTGGGGACTCAGGTGGAGCTGACGCTGCGCTTCGATGAGCCGTCGCGGGTGATGACCCTGCGCAGCTCCGTCATCTGGGAGAACTCGCTCGATGACGGAAAGAATCCGCGCGGCTATGGGTTGCGACTCAGCAGCCTCCGCAAGGAGGAGCGGGACTTCATCCAGCAGTTCGTGAGCCGCAAGCCTCCCAAGTAG
- a CDS encoding response regulator, giving the protein MSDTPTLLLVDDDSFVRRILKDVISDTGIELRLLEAADGEEGLAVAAREKPAVMFLDLFMPKKSGLEVLGAIKQVSPGTRVLVISSMDAEPVVEQAMAAGAVGFVGKPFHPLEIASAVRQALAH; this is encoded by the coding sequence ATGTCCGACACCCCGACATTGCTGCTCGTCGATGACGACAGCTTCGTGCGCCGCATCCTCAAGGACGTCATCTCCGACACGGGCATCGAGCTGCGACTGCTCGAGGCCGCGGATGGCGAAGAGGGGCTCGCGGTGGCCGCTCGAGAGAAGCCCGCGGTGATGTTCCTGGACCTGTTCATGCCCAAGAAGAGCGGGCTGGAGGTGCTGGGGGCCATCAAGCAGGTGTCGCCGGGAACACGCGTGCTCGTCATCAGCAGCATGGATGCCGAGCCCGTGGTGGAGCAGGCCATGGCCGCGGGGGCGGTGGGCTTCGTGGGGAAGCCCTTCCACCCGCTGGAGATCGCCTCTGCCGTGCGCCAGGCGCTGGCCCACTGA